The genomic stretch ATGAGAGCGGATGCGACGAACGCCCCGAAGTTCGCACACGCCACTGAACCATTGATGTCGCGGCTTCCCACTGTGAACGGCTACGCGCGCCCTACCCGAGCCTGATGCCAAACTGATGGACTCTCTACTCAGTCCTTATCAGTCACGGGATGTTGTCTGCGTACGAACGGCCGCTTTGCGCCAGGAGCAGCCCTTCAACCGCCTAAGTGCGACGCGCTTCTTCAATCAGCCAATCCCGGAAGGCCACCAATGATGGAAGTGTCGAGCCGGCAGAAGCACATTCAATATTCAAGCCGTACGCGCGCCATGACGGACCATGCGATGCGAATGCAGAAGATGCGTCAGGCGTTGCAGCGGACGATTGAAAAGCTGCCGAAAAGCGCAAAGGAGGATCCGGAATTCCGCGCCATCGCGGACATGGCGCGCCATTGCTCCTGCAACATCATTCACCTGATCTACCAATCCAAGATCTACGAGGGCCAGTCAAAGGACTACGAATTCGGCCTGAGCGCGATGCGCGCCCATTGGCAGAGCGGGCTGGACGACATCCGACGCACGCTGGCCGACCCGCGGCGCCTGGAACCGCCGGCTCCCGAGCTCGGCATCGTCACCCATGACGTCCATCGCCGAGATTGAGCTTTAGCCCCCTACAGATTTTGGAGAATGCCATGTCGACCCTTTCCTATGCCTCTGAGCAAAAAGCCAAAACCAGCGTTCGCCCGTCCCGGCAGACGATCCGGCGGGCGGCGCTCGCGCTTGCCGTAGCGCTCGGTGTCGCTGGCGTCGCCGATTTCGGCCACTACTACCTCACCATCGGCCGCTACCTGGAAACGACCGACGATGCCTATGTCAAAGCCGACTCGACGATCATCGCACCGAAGGTCT from Bradyrhizobium sp. Ash2021 encodes the following:
- a CDS encoding DUF3734 domain-containing protein is translated as MMEVSSRQKHIQYSSRTRAMTDHAMRMQKMRQALQRTIEKLPKSAKEDPEFRAIADMARHCSCNIIHLIYQSKIYEGQSKDYEFGLSAMRAHWQSGLDDIRRTLADPRRLEPPAPELGIVTHDVHRRD